In Peromyscus leucopus breed LL Stock chromosome 16_21, UCI_PerLeu_2.1, whole genome shotgun sequence, a single genomic region encodes these proteins:
- the LOC114686584 gene encoding olfactory receptor 14J1: MNVSSKTGFLLMGFSDERKLQILHAVLFLITYLLAIMGNLLIITITTLDHRLHSPMYYFLKHLSLLDLCFISVTVPQSIANSLMNNGFISLGQCMLQVFFFIALASSEVAILTVMSYDRYVAICRPLQYETIMDPRACKRAVIAVWMAGGLSGLIHTGVNFSIPLCGQRIIHQFFCDIPQMLKLACSYEFINEIAVAAFTTSTAFVCLISIVFSYIQIFSTVMRIPSSEGRTKVFSTCLPHLFVVTFFLSAAGFEFLRPPSDSLSAMDLTFSIFYTVIPPTLNPVIYSLRNEAMKAALKKVLSREEFSQRMVCLKAIFKL; the protein is encoded by the coding sequence ATGAATGTGAGCTCCAAGACTGGATTCCTCCTCATGGGGTTCTCTGATGAGCGTAAGCTTCAGATTTTACATGCAGTGCTCTTTTTGATAACATACCTTCTGGCCATTATGGGCAATCTGCTCATTATCACTATCACCACCTTGGACCATCGTCTGCATTCTCCCATGTACTACTTCTTGAAGCACCTCTCTCTTTTGGACCTCTGCTTCATCTCTGTTACTGTTCCCCAATCCATTGCAAACTCACTCATGAACAATGGTTTCATTTCCCTTGGTCAGTGTATGCTTCAGGTTTTCTTCTTCATAGCTCTGGCATCGTCAGAAGTAGCTATCCTCACAGTGATGTCTTATGACCGATATGTCGCCATCTGTCGGCCACTGCAGTATGAGACAATTATGGATCCCCGTGCCTGCAAGCGTGCAGTGATAGCTGTGTGGATGGCAGGTGGCCTGTCTGGGCTCATACACACGGGTGTTAACTTCTCAATTCCTCTTTGTGGGCAGAGAATTATTCACCAGTTCTTCTGTGACATTCCCCAAATGCTAAAACTAGCCTGTTCTTATGAATTTATTAATGAGATTGCAGTGGCCGCATTCACAACATCCACAGCCTTTGTCTGTTTGATCTCCATTGTGTTCTCCTATATTCAGATCTTCTCAACTGTGATGAGAATTCCATCATCTGAAGGTCGAACTAAGGTATTCTCCACTTGCCTACCACACTTGTTTGTAGTTACGTTCTTTCTCTCAGCTGCAGGCTTTGAGTTTCTAAGACCCCCTTCAGATTCCCTGTCAGCTATGGACCTCACATTCTCCATATTCTACACTGTAATACCTCCAACACTCAATCCAGTCATCTACAGCTTGAGAAATGAAGCCATGAAAGCAGCTCTGAAGAAAGTGTTGTCGAGAGAAGAATTTTCTCAGAGAATGGTGTGTTTAAAAGCTATATTCAAACTCTAA